The Henckelia pumila isolate YLH828 chromosome 2, ASM3356847v2, whole genome shotgun sequence genome includes a window with the following:
- the LOC140882429 gene encoding protein MID1-COMPLEMENTING ACTIVITY 1-like, translating to MSTWEHFGEIANVVQLTGLNAVALVGLIVKAANTARMHKKNCRQFAQHVKLIGNLLEQLKISELKKYPETREPLEQLEDSLRRAYLLVNSCQEKSYLYLMAMGWNIVYQFRMAQQEIDRYLRIIPLIALLDNARFKEKLEEIQMDHREYTLDEDDRKVQVAISANDTIALKKSISFSYPNLPFDKAMRKEHEKLKAELQQSQANMDVGQCEVIERLIDVAENASSCATQKDIPQKTTQKLKQDDGPFPCHESPRKVDKLTNSSQKAVSPEYDVVSSRERNWQEKWHTDLLGCFSEPYLCVKTSLCPCDTLSKVASVATGKEMSSAEACNEIMAYSLVLACCCYTCCIRRKLRRRLNIEGGFLDDFLSHVMCCCCALVQEWREVEIRGAYGPQKTVTTPPRSLRMES from the exons ATGTCGACTTGGGAGCATTTCGGGGAGATAGCGAATGTCGTACAATTAACGGGGCTGAACGCGGTGGCGCTGGTAGGTTTGATCGTGAAAGCGGCAAACACGGCGCGTATGCACAAGAAGAACTGCCGGCAGTTCGCGCAGCACGTGAAGTTGATAGGGAATTTGCTGGAGCAGCTAAAGATTTCGGAGCTGAAAAAGTACCCGGAAACGAGGGAGCCATTGGAGCAGCTGGAGGATTCGTTGAGGAGGGCTTATCTTCTTGTGAATAGTTGCCAAGAAAAGAGTTATTTGTACTTGATGGCTATGGGGTGGAACATTGTTTATCAGTTCAGGATGGCCCAGCAAGAAATCGATCGGTATTTGAGGATTATTCCTCTGATTGCTCTTCTTGATAATGCTAGGTTCAAG GAGAAGTTAGAAGAGATTCAGATGGATCATCGTGAGTACACCTTAGATGAAGATGACAGGAAAGTGCAAGTTGCAATTTCTGCAAATGACACTATAGCTTTGAAGAAAAGTATTTCCTTTTCATACCCAAATTTACCTTTTGATAAGGCTATGCGAAAAGAACACGAAAAGCTTAAGGCTGAGCTTCAACAATCACAAGCTAACATGGATGTTGGCCAATGCGAAGTGATTGAACGTCTGATTGATGTAGCTGAAAATGCCTCAAGTTGTGCCACACAAAAAGATATACCACAAAAGACGACCCAAAAATTGAAGCAGGATGATGGGCCTTTTCCCTGTCACGAAAGTCCAAGAAAAGTTGACAAGCTGACGAACTCAAG TCAAAAGGCAGTTTCCCCAGAATATGATGTGGTATCATCCAGGGAAAGAAATTGGCAAGAGAAATGGCATACAGATTTACTTGGCTGTTTTTCTGAGCCGTACTTGT GTGTAAAGACCTCCCTTTGTCCATGTGATACACTTTCAAAGGTTGCATCAGTAGCTACTGGCAAGGAAATGT CTTCAGCAGAGGCTTGTAATGAAATAATGGCGTATTCTTTAGTACTGGCTTGTTGTTGCTATACTTGCTGTATCAGAAGAAAGCTTCGTAGGAGACTCAACATCGAG GGCGGATTCTTGGATGATTTCCTGTCACATGTTATGTGTTGTTGCTGTGCGCTAGTTCAAGAATGGAGGGAAGTCGAGATACGTGGAGCTTATG GTCCACAAAAGACCGTGACCACCCCTCCAAGATCGCTGCGCATGGAGTCGTGA